The following are from one region of the Theropithecus gelada isolate Dixy chromosome 6, Tgel_1.0, whole genome shotgun sequence genome:
- the TIGD6 gene encoding tigger transposable element-derived protein 6: MANKGNKKRRQFSLEEKMKVVEAVDSGKRKGDVAKEFGITPSTLSTFLKDRTKFEKKVREASVGPQRKRMRSALYDDIDKAVFAWFQEIHAKNILVTGSVIRKKALNLANMLGYDNFQASVGWLNRFRDRHGIALKAVCREDTDRLMNGLGIDKVNEWHAGEIIKLIADYSPDDIFNADETGVFFQLLPQHTLAAKGDHCRGGKKAKQRLTALFCCNASGTEKMRPLIVGRSASPRCLKNIHSLPCDYRANQWAWMTRDLFNEWLMQVDARMKRAERRILLLIDNCSAHNMLPRLERIQVGYLPSNCTAVLQPLNLGIIHTMKVLYRSHLLKQILLKLSSREDQEKVDIKQAIDMIAAAWWSVKPSTVVKCWQKAGIIPMEFAECDIESAASEPDTAIEKLWHTVAIATCVPNEVNFQDFVTADDDLIISQDTDIIQGMVAGENTSEAGSEDEGEVSLPQQPKVTITEAISSVQKLRQFLSTCVDVPDAIFGQLNGIDEYLMKRVTQILVDSKITDFLQTK, translated from the coding sequence ATGGCAAACAAGGGGAACAAGAAGCGTCGGCAGTTCTCtctggaagagaaaatgaaagttgTGGAAGCTGTAGACTCAGGCAAGAGGAAAGGTGACGTGGCAAAAGAATTTGGTATCACTCCCTCTACTTTATCTACATTCTTAAAGGATCGCACCAAATTTGAAAAAAAGGTACGGGAGGCATCCGTGGGACCCCAGCGGAAAAGGATGAGGAGCGCTCTTTATGATGACATTGATAAGGCTGTTTTTGCTTGGTTTCAAGAAATCCATGCCAAAAACATTCTTGTGACTGGTTCTGTCATTCGGAAAAAAGCACTAAACTTGGCCAACATGCTTGGCTATGACAATTTTCAAGCAAGTGTGGGCTGGCTGAACAGATTTAGAGATCGCCACGGAATTGCTTTGAAAGCAGTCTGTAGAGAAGATACTGACAGATTAATGAATGGTCTAGGAATAGATAAGGTTAACGAGTGGCATGCAGGGGAAATTATAAAACTGATTGCTGACTACAGCCCAGATGATATCTTTAATGCTGATGAGACAGGAGTGTTTTTCCAGTTGCTTCCCCAGCATACACTTGCTGCTAAAGGAGACCATTGTAGAGGGGGCAAGAAAGCAAAGCAGCGGTTGACAGCACTCTTTTGTTGCAATGCCTCAGGGACTGAAAAAATGAGACCATTGATCGTCGGTAGGTCAGCCAGCCCACGCTGCCTCAAGAACATCCATTCCCTCCCTTGTGATTACCGAGCCAACCAGTGGGCTTGGATGACAAGGGATCTGTTTAATGAGTGGCTGATGCAAGTGGATGCCAGGATGAAGAGGGCGGAACGCCGGATCCTCTTGCTGATTGACAACTGCTCTGCTCATAACATGCTTCCACGCTTGGAAAGGATTCAGGTTGGGTATCTGCCCTCCAACTGTACTGCTGTCCTGCAGCCACTGAATCTTGGCATAATTCACACCATGAAAGTACTATACCGGAGCCACCTTCTCAAACAGATCCTCCTCAAGCTCAGCAGCAGGGAGGATCAAGAAAAGGTGGACATCAAGCAGGCCATTGACATGATTGCTGCAGCATGGTGGTCAGTCAAGCCATCCACAGTGGTCAAATGTTGGCAGAAGGCAGGCATCATCCCTATGGAATTTGCAGAATGTGACATAGAATCAGCAGCCAGTGAACCAGATACTGCCATTGAAAAGTTGTGGCACACAGTGGCTATTGCCACCTGTGTCCCAAATGAAGTAAATTTCCAGGACTTTGTTACTGCAGATGATGATCTCATTATCTCTCAGGACACAGACATCAtccagggcatggtggctggcgaaAATACCAGTGAAGCAGGAAGTGAAGATGAAGGGGAGGTATCTTTACCACAGCAACCAAAAGTCACCATCACAGAAGCCATATCAAGTGTACAGAAACTTAGACAGTTCCTTTCCACTTGTGTAGACGTTCCTGATGCCATTTTTGGACAATTAAATGGCATAgatgaatatttaatgaaaagaGTGACACAAATCCTTGTTGATTCCAAAATTACAGATTTCCTCCAAACAAAGTAA
- the SLC26A2 gene encoding sulfate transporter translates to MSSESKEQHDLSPRDSTEGNDSSPSGIHLELQRESSTDFKQFETNDQCRPYHRILIECQEKSDTNFKEFVIKKLQKNCQCSPAKAKNTILGFLPILQWLPKYDLKKNILGDVMSGLIVGILLVPQSIAYSLLAGQEPVYGLYTSFFASIIYFLLGTSRHISVGIFGVLCLMIGETVDRELQKAGYDNAHSAPSLGMVSNGSMLLNHTSDRICDKSCYAIMVGSSVTFMAGVYQVAMGLFQVGFVSVYLSDALLSGFVTGASFTILTSQAKYLLGLNLPRSNGVGSLITTWIHVFRNIHKTNLCDLITSLLCLLVLLPTKELNEHFKSKLKAPIPIELVVVVAATLASHFGKLHENYNSSIAGHIPTGFMPPKVPEWNLIPNVAVDAIAISIIGFAITVSLSEMFAKKHGYTVRANQEMYAIGFCNIIPSFFHCFTTSAALAKTLVKESTGCQTQLSGVVTALVLLLVLLVIAPLFYSLQKSVLAVITIVNLRGALRKFRDLPKMWNISRMDTVIWFVTMLSSALLSTEIGLLVGVCFSMFCVILRTQKPKSSLLGLVEESEVFESVSAYKNLQTKPGIKIFRFVAPLYYINKECFKSALYKQTVNPILIKVAWKKAAKRKIKEEVVTPGGIQDEMSVQLSHDPLELHTIVIDCSAIQFLDTAGIHTLKEVRRDYEAIGIQVLLAQCNPSVRDSLTKGEYCKKEEENLLFYSVYEAMAFAEVSKNQKGICVPNGLSLSIV, encoded by the exons ATGTCTTCGGAAAGTAAAGAGCAACATGACCTTTCACCCAGAGACTCAACTGAAGGAAATGACAGTTCTCCATCTGGCATCCATTTGGAGCTTCAAAGGGAATCAAGTACTGACTTCAAGCAATTTGAGACCAATGATCAATGCAGACCTTATCATAGGATCCTTATTGAGTGTCAAGAGAAATCAGATACAAACTTCAAGGAGTTTGTTATTAAAAAGCTGCAGAAGAATTGCCAGTGCAGTCCAGCCAAAGCCAAAAATACGATTTTAGGTTTCCTTCCTATTTTGCAGTGGCTCCCAAAATACGacctaaagaaaaacattttagggGATGTGATGTCGGGCTTGATTGTGGGCATATTATTGGTGCCTCAGTCCATTGCTTATTCCCTGCTGGCTGGCCAAGAACCTGTCTATGGTCTGTACACATCTTTTTTTGCCAGCATCATTTATTTCCTCTTGGGTACCTCCCGTCACATCTCTGTGGGCATTTTTGGAGTACTGTGCCTTATGATTGGTGAGACAGTCGACCGAGAGCTACAGAAAGCTGGCTATGACAATGCCCATAGTGCTCCTTCCTTAGGAATGGTTTCAAATGGGAGCATGTTATTAAATCACACATCAGACAGGATATGTGACAAAAGTTGCTATGCAATTATGGTTGGCAGCTCTGTAACATTTATGGCTGGAGTTTATCAG GTAGCGATGGGCCTCTTTCAAGTGGGTTTTGTTTCTGTCTACCTCTCAGATGCCTTGCTGAGTGGATTTGTCACTGGTGCCTCCTTCACTATTCTTACATCTCAGGCCAAGTATCTCCTTGGGCTCAACCTTCCTCGGAGTAATGGTGTGGGCTCACTCATCACTACCTGGATACATGTCTTCAGAAACATCCATAAGACCAATCTCTGTGATCTTATCACCAGCCTTTTGTGCCTTTTGGTTCTTTTGCCAACCAAAGAACTCAATGAACACTTCAAGTCCAAGCTTAAGGCACCGATTCCTATTGAACTTGTTGTTGTTGTGGCAGCCACATTAGCCTCTCATTTTGGAAAACTACATGAGAATTATAATTCTAGTATTGCTGGACATATTCCCACTGGGTTTATGCCACCCAAAGTACCAGAATGGAACCTAATTCCTAATGTGGCTGTAGATGCAATAGCTATTTCCATCATTGGTTTTGCTATCACTGTATCACTTTCTGAGATGTTTGCCAAGAAACATGGTTACACGGTCAGAGCAAACCAGGAAATGTATGCCATTGGCTTTTGTAATATCATCCCTTCCTTCTTCCACTGTTTTACTACTAGTGCAGCTCTGGCAAAGACATTAGTTAAAGAATCAACAGGCTGCCAAACTCAGCTTTCTGGTGTGGTAACAGCCCTGGTTCTTTTGTTGGTCCTCCTAGTAATAGCTCCTTTATTCTATTCCCTTCAAAAAAGTGTCCTTGCTGTGATCACAATTGTAAATCTACGGGGAGCCCTTCGTAAATTTAGGGATCTACCCAAAATGTGGAATATTAGTAGAATGGATACAGTTATCTGGTTCGTTACTATGCTCTCCTCTGCACTGCTAAGTACTGAAATAGGCCTACTTGTTGGGgtttgtttttctatgttttgtgtCATCCTCCGCACTCAGAAGCCAAAGAGTTCATTGCTTGGCTTGGTGGAAGAGTCTGAGGTCTTTGAATCCGTGTCTGCTTATAAGAACCTTCAGACTAAGCCAGGCATCAAGATTTTCCGCTTTGTAGCCCCTCTCTATTACATaaacaaagaatgttttaaatctGCTTTATACAAACAAACTGTCAACCCAATCTTAATAAAGGTGGCTTGGAAGAAGGCAGCAAAGAGAAAGATCAAAGAGGAAGTAGTGACTCCTGGTGGAATCCAGGATGAAATGTCAGTGCAACTTTCCCATGATCCCTTGGAGCTGCATACTATAGTGATTGACTGCAGTGCAATTCAATTTTTAGATACAGCAGGGATCCACACACTAAAAGAAGTTCGCAGAGATTATGAAGCCATTGGAATCCAGGTTCTGCTGGCTCAGTGCAATCCGTCTGTGAGGGATTCCCTAACCAAGGGAGAATATtgcaaaaaggaagaagaaaaccttCTCTTCTATAGTGTGTATGAAGCGATGGCTTTTGCAGAAGTATCTAAAAATCAGAAAGGAATATGTGTTCCCAATGGTCTGAGTCTTAGTATTGTTTAA